In Spinacia oleracea cultivar Varoflay chromosome 5, BTI_SOV_V1, whole genome shotgun sequence, a single window of DNA contains:
- the LOC130461747 gene encoding uncharacterized protein translates to MDITTVLPDHVWIEDARGVMFKQVVVYYWKPLYCKKCNTAGHDCTKSSKVAPKPAVKKVWVAKPTQQHVPALQQQAGGVLTPHHEPPVVQSSGQDWNIVTRRTRGPRRMRNLSPSNPFTVLYGDLGFKEITGEMDSDGVTVQNNQHEPHEEETRVKIAKFPRVSSKLGRHWSWGNNYNLNPRGRIWLGWQHSEVDLSILHTHEQFLHCVIRDRTGNVSLFFTAVYGLHTIETRKDLWRSLLLLLPSVGSHPWLISGDFNSPLYDADRINGSHVSAAEIKDFNEFIVTAGLCPLQSVGHYFSWHKGSGDGKTASRIDLGLGNAEWIHKFSGVPIQYLNSSISDHSPLLVNCLPDKVEGGIPFRFLNYLADHSKFASLIENS, encoded by the exons ATGGATATTACTACTGTGCTACCAGACCATGTTTGGATTGAAGATGCTAGGGGAGTAATGTTTAAGCAGGTTGTAGTGTATTATTGGAAGCCCCTCTATTGTAAAAAGTGCAATACAGCAGGTCATGATTGCACCAAGTCATCCAAAGTAGCTCCAAAACCAGCTGTAAAGAAGGTTTGGGTAGCTAAGCCAACTCAGCAACATGTACCAGCTCTACAGCAACAGGCAGGGGGGGTCCTTACTCCTCATCATGAACCACCTGTAGTCCAATCTAGTGGCCAAGATTGGAACATAGTAACAAGGAGAACTAGGGGACCTAGAAGGATGAGGAATTTGAGTCCTAGTAATCCTTTCACTGTGCTTTATGGTGATTTGGGATTCAAGGAGATTACTGGAGAAATGGATAGTGATGGTGTGACTGTGCAGAATAATCAACATGAACCACATGAAGAAG AAACTAGAGTAAAAATAGCTAAATTTCCTAGGGTGTCTTCTAAACTTGGTAGACACTGGAGTTGGGGGAACAATTATAACTTGAACCCTAGAGGAAGGATCTGGTTGGGTTGGCAACATTCAGAGGTTGATTTGTCAATTCTGCATACTCATGAGCAGTTTTTGCATTGTGTGATTAGGGATAGAACTGGTAATGTTTCTTTGTTCTTTACAGCAGTCTATGGTTTGCATACCATTGAAACTAGGAAGGATCTTTGGCGCTCCCTTTTGCTCCTTCTTCCTAGTGTTGGTTCTCACCCTTGGCTCATATCTGGTGACTTTAATTCTCCTTTGTATGATGCTGATAGGATTAATGGTTCTCATGTCTCTGCTGCTGAAATTAAAGATTTTAATGAGTTTATTGTGACTGCTGGTCTTTGTCCCCTACAAAGTGTGGGCCACTATTTCTCATGGCATAAAGGTTCCGGTGATGGAAAAACAGCTAGTAGAATTGATTTGGGGCTTGGTAATGCTGAATGGATTCATAAGTTTAGTGGTGTTCCTATTCAATATCTCAACTCTTCCATTTCTGACCACTCTCCGCTCTTGGTGAATTGTTTGCCTGATAAAGTTGAGGGAGGCATACCTTTTAGATTTTTGAATTATCTTGCAGATCATAGTAAGTTTGCTTCCTTGATTGAGAATAGTTGA